Proteins encoded together in one Pantoea sp. At-9b window:
- a CDS encoding ABC transporter ATP-binding protein gives MTAHSSCRLEIDRLDKIYPGGVLAADRISLTVEPGEVLALLGPSGCGKTTLLQSIAGFVSPDNGDIRLDNQSILATAPEQRRTAMVFQQYALFPHMTVRDNIGFGLRMMRVSRQAIAQRVDEVLKLVRIDALAERRPGQLSGGQKQRVALARAIVTEPRLLLLDEPLGALDQNLREEMQVEIRKLQKRLGLTTVMVTHDQREAIVLADRIAVMKAGRIEQIGTASEIYDRPRSKYVATFTGVENVLPVRRLSPGSASLAGFVLDGLHDNGSTQATACLAVRSEAISLMPGELAGHINGEIRYVQLLGASMRYEVEIGLNMRVVVTEVRRDNRNFAIGDRVSLQFAAQRCCLLDD, from the coding sequence ATGACTGCTCACTCCTCCTGTCGCCTTGAGATTGATCGTCTCGACAAGATTTATCCCGGCGGCGTGCTTGCGGCCGACCGCATCAGCCTCACGGTTGAACCGGGTGAAGTGCTGGCCCTGTTAGGGCCGTCGGGCTGCGGTAAAACCACCCTGTTGCAGTCTATCGCTGGCTTTGTGTCCCCGGATAACGGGGACATCCGGCTGGATAATCAGTCGATATTAGCCACTGCGCCAGAACAGCGGCGCACAGCGATGGTGTTTCAACAGTACGCCTTGTTTCCGCATATGACGGTGCGCGACAACATCGGTTTCGGTTTGCGCATGATGCGCGTCAGCCGCCAGGCGATCGCCCAGCGCGTTGATGAGGTGTTGAAGCTGGTACGGATTGATGCGCTGGCCGAACGGCGTCCGGGCCAGTTGTCGGGTGGGCAGAAACAGCGCGTCGCGCTGGCGCGTGCCATCGTGACCGAACCTCGCCTGTTGTTGCTGGACGAGCCCCTTGGTGCGCTGGACCAGAACCTGCGCGAAGAGATGCAGGTGGAAATCCGCAAACTGCAAAAACGGCTGGGCCTGACCACGGTGATGGTCACCCACGATCAGCGCGAGGCGATTGTGCTGGCAGATCGTATTGCCGTAATGAAGGCTGGCCGTATTGAACAGATTGGCACGGCGAGCGAAATCTATGACCGACCGCGGTCAAAATACGTTGCCACCTTTACCGGCGTGGAGAACGTGTTGCCGGTCAGACGCCTCTCTCCCGGCAGCGCTTCACTGGCCGGTTTTGTGCTGGATGGTTTGCACGACAATGGCAGCACGCAGGCAACAGCCTGTCTCGCGGTACGCTCGGAGGCGATCAGCCTGATGCCTGGAGAGCTGGCCGGGCACATCAATGGTGAGATTCGCTATGTCCAGCTGTTAGGGGCGAGCATGCGCTACGAGGTGGAGATTGGGCTGAATATGCGCGTGGTGGTCACGGAGGTACGCCGCGATAACCGCAATTTTGCTATTGGCGACCGGGTGTCTTTGCAGTTCGCCGCTCAACGCTGTTGCCTGCTGGATGATTAA
- a CDS encoding ABC transporter permease produces the protein MNRNVFLLTLPSLLLVVLFVVVMFSFVEISFMHMQPGSAVFSGPASLKNYQHLLVSTLAWRAVWTTLRLSLVITLLCVLAGYPLAHLLARATSPRLRRLILFCLVATFLSGGVTRAYAWMLILGNRGIVNQALTGLGLPPLQLMNNEVGVVIAVLNFVLPFFVLTLFGALKTIPTTLEDAARNLGASRLRTFFNVTLPLSLPGLTVSTSLCFAMTLGSFLFPQMLGGGRVQVLATQIYDRIQTSYNIPEAAALAFLFLLLVVIIFALSAGLRRVIARRYAGEAA, from the coding sequence ATGAATCGTAACGTCTTTCTGCTGACGCTGCCCTCACTGCTGCTGGTGGTGCTGTTTGTGGTGGTGATGTTCTCGTTTGTCGAGATCAGTTTTATGCATATGCAGCCGGGATCAGCGGTGTTCAGTGGCCCGGCATCGTTGAAAAATTACCAGCATTTGTTGGTGTCGACGCTAGCGTGGCGTGCCGTCTGGACCACACTGCGACTCTCGCTGGTTATCACGTTGCTCTGTGTGCTGGCGGGTTATCCCCTCGCGCATCTGCTGGCGCGCGCCACTTCACCGCGTTTACGCCGTCTGATTCTGTTCTGCCTGGTTGCGACCTTTCTCTCTGGGGGCGTCACCCGAGCCTACGCCTGGATGCTGATTCTCGGCAATCGCGGCATCGTTAATCAGGCACTGACGGGGCTGGGCTTGCCTCCCTTGCAGCTGATGAATAACGAGGTTGGGGTGGTGATTGCGGTGCTGAATTTTGTGCTGCCGTTTTTTGTTCTCACCTTGTTTGGTGCCTTAAAAACCATTCCCACGACCTTAGAAGATGCTGCAAGAAATCTGGGTGCTTCACGCTTGCGCACCTTCTTTAACGTTACCTTACCGCTGTCGCTGCCTGGGCTGACGGTTTCGACGTCGTTGTGCTTTGCCATGACGCTCGGCTCGTTTCTGTTCCCGCAGATGCTGGGCGGCGGTCGGGTACAAGTGTTGGCAACACAAATCTATGACCGTATCCAGACCAGTTACAACATCCCTGAGGCCGCCGCCCTGGCGTTTCTGTTCCTGTTGCTGGTGGTGATCATCTTTGCCTTGTCAGCCGGACTTCGCCGGGTGATCGCGCGCCGTTATGCCGGGGAGGCTGCATAA
- a CDS encoding ABC transporter permease, with translation MDHNHRVGSGMLTAGWITLIFILLPLPIIVLYSFSPNSYRIISEQGFTLEWFINFFTNDRFLAALRNSLSIACLTTVVACLVALPTAIVAVRHPFRGRQWLLGMISAPMVVPGVIVGTAALGFVSQTGIGPGYWPITVAMICLALPLTMRPLIANLSGLDPALEQAARNLGASPLRAFLRITLPQLTPGLVAGGTFAFVEAMDNFAVSAFLTNIDVTTLPVESYSYIRDIDDPTVAAMATLLILLSLLIVWLIEKLLGLDKFLDIG, from the coding sequence ATGGACCATAATCATCGCGTCGGAAGCGGGATGCTGACCGCAGGCTGGATAACCCTGATTTTTATTCTGTTACCCCTGCCGATCATTGTGTTGTACTCCTTTAGCCCGAACAGCTATCGCATCATTAGCGAACAGGGATTTACCCTGGAATGGTTTATTAACTTCTTCACCAATGACCGCTTTCTGGCGGCGCTACGCAACTCCCTCAGCATCGCCTGTCTGACGACCGTGGTGGCCTGTCTGGTGGCATTACCCACGGCGATTGTTGCGGTGCGCCATCCTTTTCGCGGGCGGCAATGGTTGCTGGGGATGATCTCGGCACCGATGGTGGTGCCAGGGGTGATTGTCGGCACGGCAGCCCTGGGTTTTGTCTCTCAGACCGGCATTGGCCCCGGCTACTGGCCGATCACCGTCGCCATGATCTGTCTCGCCCTGCCGCTGACCATGCGCCCACTGATTGCTAATCTGTCGGGTTTAGATCCGGCGCTGGAGCAAGCCGCACGTAACCTGGGGGCCAGTCCGTTACGCGCCTTTCTGCGTATTACCTTACCGCAATTAACGCCAGGACTGGTTGCCGGAGGCACTTTCGCGTTTGTCGAAGCGATGGATAACTTTGCGGTCTCCGCATTCCTCACCAATATCGACGTCACCACCTTACCGGTGGAGTCTTACAGCTATATACGCGATATCGATGATCCCACCGTGGCGGCGATGGCCACCTTGTTGATTCTGCTCAGCCTGCTGATTGTCTGGCTGATCGAGAAACTGCTCGGCCTGGATAAATTTTTGGATATTGGTTAA
- a CDS encoding polysaccharide deacetylase yields the protein MDSDFLAARPANPAPAAPEFPWPQGANCALFPAFDVDSESVWLGADAQNARRLVTMSYGGYEARVGIPKLLELLQRFAIKATFFVTGWSIEAHPAACEAILAGGHEIAHHGYLHLRPDTADHDTLLSEMDRGLAAMKSVLGIVPKGYRAPWGESCVEQLELLKARGLLYSSSFRDDIRPYRHLLPSGPGPIEIPVNYSFDDWSYGLTHRTSPRAMFGQDEVFSIWRDEFDKTREWGGVTTMVMHPQVSGRPMRIGILERFFTHVRQYDDVWIATGAEIAAHYARCEAEQG from the coding sequence ATGGATAGTGATTTCCTGGCAGCAAGACCTGCGAACCCCGCCCCTGCGGCACCGGAGTTTCCCTGGCCGCAGGGCGCAAACTGTGCGTTGTTTCCGGCTTTCGATGTCGATAGTGAGTCTGTGTGGCTGGGGGCCGATGCGCAGAATGCCCGACGACTGGTGACGATGTCTTACGGCGGCTACGAAGCTCGCGTTGGCATTCCTAAGTTGTTAGAGCTATTACAGCGTTTTGCCATCAAGGCAACTTTTTTTGTGACGGGCTGGTCGATTGAGGCGCACCCGGCAGCCTGTGAAGCGATTCTGGCAGGAGGTCATGAGATTGCGCACCATGGCTACCTGCATCTGCGTCCCGATACCGCCGATCACGACACGCTACTTTCAGAGATGGATCGCGGTCTGGCAGCGATGAAAAGCGTACTCGGCATTGTACCTAAAGGGTATCGCGCTCCCTGGGGAGAAAGCTGTGTTGAACAACTGGAACTGCTGAAGGCACGTGGTTTGCTTTATTCCAGCTCGTTCCGTGACGACATTCGCCCCTATCGCCACCTGCTGCCATCCGGGCCGGGACCTATTGAGATTCCGGTGAATTACAGTTTTGACGACTGGAGCTATGGCCTGACCCACCGCACCAGCCCGCGCGCCATGTTTGGGCAGGATGAAGTATTTAGTATCTGGCGTGACGAATTCGATAAAACCCGCGAGTGGGGCGGTGTTACCACCATGGTGATGCATCCTCAGGTCAGCGGCCGCCCGATGCGGATTGGCATTCTGGAGCGATTCTTCACGCATGTTCGGCAATATGACGATGTCTGGATTGCTACCGGCGCAGAAATTGCGGCGCACTACGCGCGTTGTGAAGCGGAACAGGGCTAA
- a CDS encoding ABC transporter substrate-binding protein gives MRISVNKIALVIGGVLAAFSGMSQAKEFTVGGYPSYPPIDMRDPVSGKAMGFDIDFARELEKEMGVKVNFSETAFAQLIPSLQTGRLDFFLSAMSDTKERQQHIAFVDYLQSGTQLMALTADPHKGHSLIDYCGKRVAASRSTNIIAQLNAWSDAHCASAGKPKMSVLGAENNIDARMQLKQKRVDAMAQDSLTIPYIQQSEQGVFTTVDQPINFSYMGIGVAKEDVALQKKLQQALQAMIDDGRYAALIKKWNLPAVSAVPKAMINSDPAS, from the coding sequence ATGCGTATTTCAGTAAATAAGATCGCACTGGTTATTGGTGGTGTTCTGGCTGCGTTTTCTGGCATGTCACAAGCAAAAGAATTTACCGTAGGCGGTTACCCCAGCTATCCCCCTATTGATATGCGCGATCCGGTTAGCGGTAAGGCTATGGGTTTCGATATTGATTTCGCTCGTGAGCTGGAAAAAGAGATGGGTGTTAAAGTTAATTTTTCTGAAACGGCCTTCGCACAGTTAATTCCCTCATTACAGACCGGGCGGCTGGATTTTTTTCTGAGCGCAATGAGCGACACCAAAGAGCGGCAGCAACATATTGCTTTTGTCGATTACCTGCAGTCCGGCACCCAATTAATGGCACTGACCGCTGACCCTCATAAAGGCCATTCTTTGATCGACTATTGTGGCAAGCGTGTTGCTGCCAGCCGTTCGACCAATATCATTGCGCAACTGAATGCCTGGAGTGATGCGCATTGTGCCTCAGCCGGAAAACCCAAAATGAGCGTACTGGGTGCCGAGAATAATATTGATGCCAGAATGCAGCTGAAACAAAAACGCGTGGATGCAATGGCTCAGGATAGTCTGACCATCCCGTATATTCAGCAAAGCGAACAAGGTGTCTTTACTACAGTGGATCAGCCGATTAATTTCAGTTATATGGGCATTGGTGTAGCGAAAGAGGATGTCGCCTTGCAGAAGAAATTACAACAAGCCTTACAGGCGATGATTGATGATGGCCGTTACGCTGCCTTAATTAAAAAGTGGAACCTGCCAGCAGTCAGTGCAGTACCGAAGGCAATGATTAACAGCGACCCTGCCTCCTGA
- a CDS encoding polysaccharide deacetylase encodes MFDEKSLANIPMRPANLAAPSPVTAWPEKYKAAMFLSFDVDAETAWTSKDPAHADRLVTMSYGGYENRVGVNKLLELLRDLKLTATFFIPGWVADVYPAMVENIAADGHEIGHHGYHHLLPDPGADYFSDEIVKGFASLAKLGITPIGYRAPFGENCYELLSVLQQAGIKYSSSWRDDVLPYRHVYPDQQPGIVELPVTASYDDWMHGLCARFSPRTILPREQVLSMWQDELDEVRDWGAMVTTVIHPQVSGRPMRLRLLREFLQYAIEKQDVWITSGEKIYQHYLLSEAAK; translated from the coding sequence TTGTTTGATGAAAAGTCGTTGGCAAATATCCCAATGCGCCCGGCTAACCTTGCGGCACCCTCCCCGGTTACGGCCTGGCCGGAAAAATATAAAGCCGCTATGTTTCTCTCTTTTGATGTTGATGCTGAAACTGCCTGGACAAGTAAAGATCCGGCCCACGCTGACCGGTTAGTCACCATGTCCTATGGCGGATATGAAAACCGGGTTGGTGTTAACAAATTACTTGAGTTGTTACGCGATCTGAAATTAACCGCCACTTTCTTTATTCCTGGCTGGGTGGCTGATGTTTATCCCGCGATGGTAGAAAATATCGCTGCCGACGGGCATGAAATTGGTCATCACGGATATCATCATTTATTACCTGATCCTGGTGCTGACTATTTCAGTGACGAAATCGTTAAAGGCTTTGCGAGCCTGGCTAAATTAGGCATCACGCCGATCGGTTATCGTGCCCCGTTTGGCGAAAACTGCTACGAACTACTGAGCGTTTTACAACAGGCAGGGATCAAGTATTCCAGCTCATGGCGCGATGACGTTCTGCCTTATCGCCATGTTTATCCAGACCAACAACCCGGTATCGTTGAACTGCCGGTGACCGCCAGTTACGACGACTGGATGCACGGCCTTTGCGCACGCTTTAGCCCCAGAACCATCCTGCCACGTGAGCAGGTGCTGTCGATGTGGCAAGACGAACTGGATGAAGTGCGCGATTGGGGAGCCATGGTCACGACCGTCATTCATCCACAAGTCAGTGGCCGCCCGATGCGTCTGCGTCTGCTGCGTGAGTTCCTGCAATACGCCATCGAAAAACAGGATGTGTGGATCACCAGCGGTGAAAAAATTTATCAACATTATTTATTGAGTGAAGCGGCTAAATAA
- a CDS encoding ISNCY family transposase, which yields MTASGAEFFTMNEVNRLKVIQDVVDRRLTTHLAAERLGISDRQCRRLLQRYRTDGPLGMADRRRGKPSNYQLPEGLAEHAIQIIRERYADFGPTLACEKLAELHGVVLSKETVRKLMTRAGLWIPRRQRAPKIQQPRCRRACVGELIQIDGCDHRWFEDRGPACTLLVYVDDATSRLMQLHFVKSESTFTYFEATRGYLEQHGKPLAFYSDKASVFRINNKNATGGDGQTQFGRAMNELNITGICANTSSAKGRVERAHLTLQDRLVKELRLHGISTPDAANAFAAEFMADYNRRFAKAPRHDFDVHRPLDADDDLNLIFTWREPRKVSKSLTVRYDKMLLLLEDNDDSRRAMGKYLDAWQYPDGRIELRSHGTVLPYSAYDRLSEVDQGAIIDNKRLGHALAVAKLMQDKRDNTRSQGLPAGNGPSRRSAKKDPAKKRQRAINEDDLLEAVNDLQTRSEEIFGR from the coding sequence ATGACGGCTTCTGGTGCGGAGTTTTTCACGATGAACGAAGTTAACCGGCTTAAAGTGATTCAGGATGTTGTCGACCGGCGGCTGACAACACATCTCGCTGCGGAGCGTCTCGGTATTTCTGACAGACAGTGCCGCCGCCTGCTCCAGCGCTACCGTACTGATGGCCCGCTCGGCATGGCCGACCGGCGGCGCGGCAAGCCCAGTAACTATCAACTGCCCGAAGGCCTTGCTGAACACGCCATTCAGATCATCCGCGAACGTTATGCTGACTTCGGCCCGACGCTGGCCTGCGAGAAGCTGGCCGAACTTCACGGCGTGGTGTTATCCAAGGAGACGGTACGTAAGCTGATGACGCGCGCCGGGCTCTGGATCCCGCGCAGGCAGCGCGCTCCGAAGATCCAGCAGCCACGCTGCCGCCGTGCCTGCGTCGGCGAACTGATACAAATCGACGGCTGCGACCACCGGTGGTTTGAAGACCGCGGTCCGGCCTGCACGCTGCTGGTTTACGTCGATGATGCGACCAGCCGCCTGATGCAGCTGCATTTTGTAAAATCAGAGTCCACGTTCACCTATTTTGAAGCCACACGCGGCTATCTGGAGCAGCACGGCAAGCCGCTGGCGTTTTACAGCGACAAAGCCAGTGTGTTCCGCATCAACAATAAAAATGCGACCGGCGGCGACGGTCAGACGCAGTTCGGACGAGCAATGAACGAGCTGAACATCACCGGCATCTGCGCCAATACCAGCTCTGCCAAGGGCCGCGTGGAGCGTGCGCATCTCACGTTGCAGGACCGGCTGGTCAAGGAGCTCAGGCTGCATGGCATCAGTACGCCTGACGCGGCCAACGCCTTTGCCGCTGAGTTTATGGCGGACTACAACCGCCGTTTTGCGAAGGCACCGAGGCACGATTTTGACGTTCACCGGCCGCTCGATGCGGACGACGACCTCAACCTGATATTTACCTGGCGTGAGCCGCGCAAGGTCTCAAAATCGCTGACGGTCCGCTACGATAAAATGCTGTTGCTGCTGGAAGATAACGATGACAGCCGCCGCGCGATGGGTAAGTATCTGGATGCGTGGCAGTACCCGGATGGACGGATTGAGCTCAGGAGTCACGGCACGGTACTTCCCTACTCTGCCTATGACCGGCTGTCTGAGGTTGACCAGGGTGCCATCATTGATAATAAGCGGCTGGGCCACGCGCTGGCGGTGGCTAAGCTGATGCAGGACAAGCGTGATAACACGCGCTCTCAGGGACTTCCGGCTGGTAACGGACCAAGCCGCAGAAGCGCTAAAAAGGACCCGGCAAAAAAGCGGCAGCGGGCCATCAACGAAGACGATTTGCTGGAAGCCGTGAATGATTTGCAGACGCGCAGTGAAGAAATATTTGGCCGTTAG